A single region of the Brassica rapa cultivar Chiifu-401-42 chromosome A03, CAAS_Brap_v3.01, whole genome shotgun sequence genome encodes:
- the LOC103861856 gene encoding protein SPEAR3-like isoform X2: MGSSFFGRPKMGGSSSSSPTSSSPAKRGKNKNGSDKPKQPQRGLGVAQLEKIRLHGELNCNSFNTYPSYHPSTFSPQDDVRSQGEYPSIPYSSSSVHYGIHPNMMMNASNDQYERTTTRYIDAQPYIAPSWNPNYGILESQHFVEPNTTRHFLHEDPRNNSFGSDIENFQTSDATEPDLELRLSL, translated from the exons ATGGGTAGTAGTTTCTTTGGGAGACCAAAAATGGGTGGATCTTCGTCTTCATCACCAACATCGTCTTCTCCGGCAAAGAGAGGGAAGAACAAGAATGGTTCTGACAAGCCTAAGCAGCCGCAGAGAGGTCTGGGCGTGGCACAGTTGGAGAAGATTAGATTACACGGCGAACTTAATTGCAACAGTTTCAATACTTACCCTTCTTATCATCCCTCAACTTTCAGTCCTCAG GATGATGTGAGAAGTCAAGGAGAATATCCATCTATACCATATTCATCGTCGTCGGTTCATTATGGCATTCATCCAAACATGATG ATGAATGCAAGTAATGATCAATACGAGAGAACAACCACAAGATACATAGATGCTCAGCCTTACATAGCACCAAG TTGGAACCCGAACTACGGTATCTTGGAGAGCCAACATTTTGTGGAACCAAACACAACCAGACACTTCTTACATGAG GATCCGAGAAATAACTCGTTCGGATCGGATATTGAAAACTTCCAGACGAGTGACGCAACTGAGCCAGATTTGGAGCTGAGATTATCACTTTGA
- the LOC103861856 gene encoding protein SPEAR3-like isoform X1, with protein sequence MGSSFFGRPKMGGSSSSSPTSSSPAKRGKNKNGSDKPKQPQRGLGVAQLEKIRLHGELNCNSFNTYPSYHPSTFSPQDDVRSQGEYPSIPYSSSSVHYGIHPNMMMNASNDQYERTTTRYIDAQPYIAPSWNPNYGILESQHFVEPNTTRHFLHEVSFYVECRYIYHVSRDLVELNFDIISVFSVSKL encoded by the exons ATGGGTAGTAGTTTCTTTGGGAGACCAAAAATGGGTGGATCTTCGTCTTCATCACCAACATCGTCTTCTCCGGCAAAGAGAGGGAAGAACAAGAATGGTTCTGACAAGCCTAAGCAGCCGCAGAGAGGTCTGGGCGTGGCACAGTTGGAGAAGATTAGATTACACGGCGAACTTAATTGCAACAGTTTCAATACTTACCCTTCTTATCATCCCTCAACTTTCAGTCCTCAG GATGATGTGAGAAGTCAAGGAGAATATCCATCTATACCATATTCATCGTCGTCGGTTCATTATGGCATTCATCCAAACATGATG ATGAATGCAAGTAATGATCAATACGAGAGAACAACCACAAGATACATAGATGCTCAGCCTTACATAGCACCAAG TTGGAACCCGAACTACGGTATCTTGGAGAGCCAACATTTTGTGGAACCAAACACAACCAGACACTTCTTACATGAGGTTAGTTTTTATGTAGAATGTAGATACATATATCATGTGTCAAGAGATTTAGTGGAACTTAATTTTGACATAATATCTGTGTTTAGTGTCTCAAAATTGTGA
- the LOC103861857 gene encoding casein kinase 1-like protein 3 has protein sequence MERIIGGKYKLGRKIGGGSFGEIYLATHVDSFEIVAVKIENSKTKHPQLLYEAKLYRVLEGGSGIPRIKWFGVDGTENALVMDLLGPSLEDLFVYCGRKFSPKTVLLLADQMLTRIEYVHSKGYLHRDIKPDNFLMGLGRKANQVYLIDFGLAKRYRDANTNRHIPYRENKNLTGTARYASCNTHLGIEQSRRDDLESLGYVLLYFLRGSLPWQGLKAIDKKQKYDKICEKKISTPIEVLCKGHPVEFASYFHYCHTLTFDQRPDYGFLKRLFRDLFSREGYEMDYIFDWTIIKYQQAQKTRNQSQAVPGSSNTRATPMDTSNHRGGPNIPYEADVSERVRSGKAIGPSPQINNNPATGRTLGFDQPVHKNVNMPSTSLSPAGTSKRNVGQSGFPPETSNAGYESGKRTGGWTSSFMSPDK, from the exons ATGGAACGCATCATCGGCGGCAAGTACAAGCTCGGACGCAAGATCGGCGGCGGCTCCTTCGGAGAGATTTATCTAG CTACTCACGTCGATTCGTTCGAGATCGTAGCGGTTAAGATC GAGAATAGCAAGACGAAGCATCCTCAGCTTCTTTACGAAGCCAAGCTATACAGAGTTCTCGAAGGAGGAA GTGGGATTCCGCGGATAAAGTGGTTTGGTGTTGATGGGACGGAGAATGCTTTAGTGATGGATTTGCTTGGGCCAAGTCTTGAGGATTTGTTCGTGTATTGTGGGAGGAAGTTTTCTCCCAAGACTGTGTTGCTCTTGGCTGACCAAATG CTAACGAGGATAGAGTATGTACACTCCAAAGGATATCTGCATAGAGATATCAAACCGGATAACTTCCTCATGGGCCTAGGGAGGAAAGCTAATCAG GTTTATCTAATTGACTTTGGACTTGCCAAGAGATATCGTGATGCCAACACCAACCGTCACATCCCTTACAG GGAGAACAAGAATTTAACAGGGACTGCACGGTATGCAAGTTGCAATACTCATCTTGGAATTG AGCAGAGTCGACGGGATGATCTAGAATCTCTTGGATATGTGCTTCTGTATTTCTTGAGAGGAAG TCTTCCATGGCAGGGTCTTAAGGCTATTGACAAGAAGCAAAAGTATGACAAAATTTGCGAGAAGAAGATCTCAACTCCTATTGAG GTTCTATGCAAAGGTCACCCTGTGGAGTTTGCTTCATATTTCCATTACTGCCACACGCTGACATTTGATCAGCGCCCTGATTATGGATTCTTGAAGCGGCTTTTTCGTGATTTATTCTCACGGGAAG GATATGAAATGGACTATATATTTGACTGGACTATAATAAAGTATCAACAAGCACAGAAAACTAGAAATCAGTCTCAG GCAGTTCCTGGGTCTAGCAATACTCGTGCGACGCCAATGGACACAAGCAATCATCGAG GGGGACCAAATATTCCTTATGAAGCCGACGTCTCTGAGCGTGTCAGATCGGGTAAGGCCATTGGTCCAAGCCCACAGATAAATAACAATCCTGCTACAGGGAGGACTCTGGGTTTTGATCAGCCCGTCCACAAGAAT GTGAACATGCCATCCACTTCACTATCTCCTGCGGGTACCTCAAAAAGAAACGTCGGACAATCAGGTTTCCCTCCGGAAACCTCAAATGCTGGGTATGAAAGCGGGAAAAGAACCGGAGGCTGGACTTCATCATTCATGTCTCCAGACAAATGA